In Lates calcarifer isolate ASB-BC8 linkage group LG21, TLL_Latcal_v3, whole genome shotgun sequence, the sequence ACAGGAACTCCGTCAAGTCATAGGCGAGAGAGGTGGTGACAGGTCAGGGGGGCGAGGTACGAATATGTCACTCATCAGagctgggagagagagacagaaggacaaATACTGTTAGGTTGGACAAATATTTGTGATAACAGCCTCCTTTCTAAGCTACAGAGCATGTTTGATACTGTTTGGGTGGAATATCACTTTAAGACCTCATTTACACCCGATTTTAACATATGATCACGTAACATACCAGGTGAGAATATGGGATTTCAAATTCATCGATACagtaaaaatatacaaaatgtttaaaaaacagatgtatATGTAATTGtgcaaaattaaaatataaaactgctTTGAAAAATTGGATTTACATGTGCACACAATGTACTGTACTAatacacatacaatacataatGAATACATAATGTGCTATGTGTTATGGAAAGGTTTAAATGTAAGTAGTGAGCACACACATATGTAGATAGAAATTGCCCcatataaacttaaaaaaaaaaaagaaactaagaGCTGCAGACCTCCAACATGGCCACCAGAGGGTGTCATGTCACCTGAATGTGCATATTCAGCAAAACTCTTGTCATTTTaatcttgttttaattttaaccCAGACTGATTAAAACTGATTGGTAACTGTTCAGTTAGTGAGgtgtcatgtgtgtgtttttttgtttatttatttatttacctgcaGTATCGCAGAGTCCCGACATGCCTCCTAAAATAGGGTCTCTGTCTGTGAGTAGCTGACTCCGACACCCTGGGTCTGGGTCTAAGATCAGATCTGGCTGGTCAGTTTCCTCCAGACAGTCCTGGACatggagtttaaaaaaaatggtcagAGGGAACAACACATGCCTAAACATAGAGGTTAAACACCCTTATAGACAAAAgtaacaattattattatttattattaattattatttcagtagTAACCACTGTGGCCTGTTAATATTTAACTTATCAGATTTATAgatttcactgtaaactgaGCATAAAAACAACCACATGGTACTGAAGCAAAGCTCAAAGCAAATTAACAGGGACCCTTGTTTCATTTGACTGTGCTCTCCACTCTGCAAAAATACGATCCAGGTAAATGTGGATAAACGCTGGATCATTATTAAATGCGGCGGAAAGTTCTAGAGGCAGAAAATGATTTGCCTTTGGTTTCTTATACTCCCTAAAGCACTTTGTGAACTTCCCAAAAAAAAGGTGCTggataaacacattttcttattCTTCTACTCACTAGTAATCTGTGGCTGAGGAGAAGTTCCTCTTCTATTGAGGAAGGatcttgtttctgtctcttgtcCTGAATCATTAGCTGAGACGGCATCTCTTCATCTGGATTATGTGTcctaaaggagagagagagagacagtaagAGATTATAAACCATGCAAAACATTTGGTGTTTTCTTACATCCAACATTAATGAACAACTTGGCCTTTCCTCTGGCGCCACCCTCAGGGCAAACTTTAGATTTTATGTCCCACTAGatgtaaaaatacatattcaCTGCAATGGAATGTTAAATATGTtctgcagctccagctgttGCCTGACAGTCCTGCTTTTGTGAACATAGTTCTTTGAACATATGATCATTTGGGGGTCACAGGGATGTCATGAGTGACGTTCTGACACTTCTAACAAACTAACTGCTGTTAACAGTCCATAAAATGTGAGTGCGTGGAGGGAGCGAGTCTGTACTACCGTTTCCTGCtcactgtgactgcagctgtcaCAGTCGAAGGTTGAGACGGAGAGGACGAAAGTTTGTTGGTCTCCTCTGGCAAATTGCTGAGGAAGGTCAGCTGGAAGTCATCGTCCATAGAGATGTAAGGAGCCAACATGTCCAGATCCATCCCCTCCATGTTCTGTGAAAAGACGGGAAAAtaaagtcagagagaaaaacaggcgCCATGTAACTGTTACACAGACGGATTCATAACAGAAGCCAGGAGATCCCTCTCCATACTTGTGTCCTCTCAAAAAATGTGCTATCAGATTTTGACCAGGACACTGTGATGGACTGTCGATAGTGTCAGGAGATGTTCAGaaagattttgtgttttgaaaaagCATCAAGCAACACATCTTGGGTTTTCTACATGAAACAGATCAATTCATTTTCTGCTGGATTTATGTTCCAAATTGTGACAACTGCAGTTCACAATATGTTTTCAAGACCTTTTTCATTTCACCCTGTGATTTGTAGCATAGATtttgaaactttaaaaatttgtttttctaaattTTCTCCTGAAAAATTGAAGTTTCTCTCTTTAAAGAGAagactgtaaatgttttgtgCTCTTACCTCCAGTGTTTCTCCTTTCTGCTGTTCATCTTCGGACCAAATGGCAAAGAACTTCTCCACCTCGCTTGTGTCCATCATTTCCTCTTCCCCCTCAGAGGAGCTCTAAAGGACattgacagacacagagagaaaaagggccTTTGTGTTaaatcaaacagagaaaatgatcatttcaaagttttaaaaagacttaaagCTCGTATTTACCAGCTCACGCTCAGGTGAGGAggctggtgatgatgatggaggtggCGTGATGGAGTTGAAGATGGGTGTGAGGAGCTGTCGCAGTTGTGGAGTGCACAGATCCTGAGGGTGGTCCGGCACCGAGTCCGGACTGGGAGGACTGACGAATGACAGCTCCACACATCCtggcaaagacagaaaacacaaagagctcAGAAAACGTCAGCTGCAGAACAAAGctaacaaaaccaaaaaacacacttaaactTCAGATTTAAACCTTGTACACAACTGTAGCTTCAGCcctgctttgtgtttagtgctaattagcgACATTAGGATGCTGACACGCtgaactaagatggtgaacatggtaaatatcagcagagcagcagagttcTATCTTCCATCACCGGTGCTCACCTCCTGTCAGCGGTACAATGGTGTCTCCAGCCTCTGGAGCCAGCTGGAGAAGCTCCTCCGGCTTCTCCTTCAGTTTGAAGAAGAGATCTGCGGCGCAGCTGGGATTCGAACCTGCGTCCTCAGTCTGACTGGAGCTGGCGTCACGCTCACTGTCAGACTCACAGACATCAGGAGCCGCTGGTGCAAGCGCTGGTGAGAGGGCTTCGGCTTTAGAGGGATGGCCACAACGGGTCTGCTCAACAGAGAAGACAACGTCTGGCTGCTCCACGGAACTGCAGAAGAAGGAGGTGAGAAAAGGGGGATAGAGAAtgacataaaagaaaaactgaaaaaaggctttttgattatattttttaatctctGAGGAGTCTGTCACTTGTCCCCTATTCTTAATTTCCCATGTCATCGCTCCATTCCTTATGTTTACTCTACATCCTTTCTCACTTCTTCTATTACTCCTAAAAATACCAGCTCTGTCCTGACTCATGTTGCAGCTAGAGTTATGTGACAAACCCCTTGCTGCTTTTTAAAGTACCTGAGTATGAAGTTGAGGCAGACGACGGCCTCGGGCTGCGACGTCTTGCTGCTGTAGAGGACGGTCGCCTGGGTCTCTGCCCAGACGAAGCCGCCGCTGTTTGCCAGGAAACGATAGTGGCTGGTGCTCACCTGACCTTTGGACAGCACTACATGAGACAAGGGACATAAACAGCAAAGagatgagtaaaaaaaaaaaaaaaaagacggaCACCACAGATATACATGAAGGACTAGGAGACTGTAGCACCGGTGAAATCTATCTTTGGGCACTAACACATCCTCTGTCTGGTTTGTTTACAGAAGATTGACATGTTTGTGTAACACCACAACCAGTGACTCTTGTGTTTGAACTATgttatacattttaatgcaacagctcttggaaaataaaaataaaatgacacaatgtTTCACATCTTTTAGTGATAAATCTAGATGTATAATCATTGTTGGTACTGCTATGAATTATATatgtaaatcatttttttctgtttgtgtacacagacacagacactcacGGGTGTGCAGGCTT encodes:
- the hif1al gene encoding hypoxia inducible factor 1 subunit alpha, like, producing the protein MEKKKEETVTVKRSSSEQRKLRSRDAARCRRSQETEVFYELAHTLPLPRRVSTHLDKAAIMRVTLSFLRMRQLLRPGENLKKEPEEEEEEEEEEEDPMDAFYPQSLAGFVMVMTEEGDMIYLTENVSRHIGITQLELLGQSVYDFVHPCDQEELRDLLAPRPGLSKKLSTEQQSERNFFLRMKSTLTNRGRTVNIKSATWKVLHCTGHMRPFGGSSTSPPTARVMTLLCEPIPHPSSVEFPLDTCTFLTRHSMDLRFTHCEGRVTELVGYKPDDLIGRSAYEFHHALDSDHVNKSLHTLLSKGQVSTSHYRFLANSGGFVWAETQATVLYSSKTSQPEAVVCLNFILSSVEQPDVVFSVEQTRCGHPSKAEALSPALAPAAPDVCESDSERDASSSQTEDAGSNPSCAADLFFKLKEKPEELLQLAPEAGDTIVPLTGGCVELSFVSPPSPDSVPDHPQDLCTPQLRQLLTPIFNSITPPPSSSPASSPERELSSSEGEEEMMDTSEVEKFFAIWSEDEQQKGETLENMEGMDLDMLAPYISMDDDFQLTFLSNLPEETNKLSSSPSQPSTVTAAVTVSRKRTHNPDEEMPSQLMIQDKRQKQDPSSIEEELLLSHRLLDCLEETDQPDLILDPDPGCRSQLLTDRDPILGGMSGLCDTAALMSDIFVPRPPDLSPPLSPMT